One window of Pectobacterium carotovorum genomic DNA carries:
- a CDS encoding right-handed parallel beta-helix repeat-containing protein, translating to MNAKRYIAKILLGGMLMGAAAGSSAAVYYMAPNGDDANSGSKNSPWKTIDRAQKTLNPGDRLWIRGGKYVFTKGLNVCTTRTDVVNAITLSKSGTEGKRIEYWASSGEVPIFDFSQMQDDCRVKGFNVVADWVSIKGLEITGVPQRNNLNHESWGVWIRGSNNIFEQLNIHHIMGTGLFIQRGGNNLVLNSDSHHNYDPLTSNGAGQSGDGFGAHIPANQPGNIFRGCRAWSNSDDGFDLINAYSPVLIENSWAWSHGYLPGTTQSLAAGNGNGFKIGGYGGVYVANAVKHTVRNSVAFLNKAAGFYANHHPVANDFFNNTGYKNNPNFNIRGIDANGKAIGLGTLRNNVSHGGKDLSFSDGANMRYNSWDLKIAVSDSDFESVSVTGWDAPRQADGSLPVLKSLRLASGSALINKGGDVKLPYKGSAPDLGAFERE from the coding sequence ATGAATGCTAAACGTTACATCGCAAAAATTCTTCTCGGCGGTATGTTAATGGGGGCTGCGGCGGGCAGCAGTGCGGCGGTTTATTACATGGCTCCCAACGGCGACGACGCGAATAGCGGCAGTAAAAACTCTCCCTGGAAAACAATCGACCGCGCACAGAAAACATTAAACCCTGGCGACCGCCTGTGGATCCGTGGCGGTAAATACGTGTTTACCAAAGGGCTGAACGTCTGTACGACGCGTACCGATGTGGTGAATGCGATCACGCTGAGTAAGAGCGGCACTGAAGGTAAGCGTATTGAATATTGGGCCTCTAGCGGGGAAGTACCGATTTTTGATTTCAGTCAGATGCAGGATGATTGCCGGGTTAAAGGGTTCAACGTCGTTGCAGATTGGGTTTCCATAAAAGGGCTGGAAATAACCGGTGTCCCACAGCGTAATAACCTTAATCATGAATCCTGGGGCGTGTGGATTAGAGGCAGTAATAATATATTCGAGCAGTTGAATATTCACCATATTATGGGTACGGGTTTGTTCATCCAGCGTGGGGGAAATAATCTGGTATTGAATAGCGACTCTCACCATAATTACGATCCACTGACCTCTAATGGTGCTGGCCAAAGTGGTGATGGTTTTGGTGCACATATCCCTGCTAACCAACCGGGTAATATTTTCCGCGGTTGCCGGGCGTGGTCAAACTCGGATGATGGCTTTGATTTAATTAATGCCTATTCTCCGGTGTTGATTGAAAATTCCTGGGCTTGGTCACACGGTTATTTACCGGGGACGACACAATCACTGGCTGCGGGTAACGGGAATGGTTTTAAAATCGGTGGCTACGGTGGCGTTTATGTGGCGAATGCGGTGAAACATACCGTGCGTAATTCGGTGGCGTTTTTAAATAAAGCGGCCGGATTTTATGCCAACCACCATCCGGTAGCGAACGATTTCTTTAACAACACCGGCTATAAAAATAACCCGAACTTTAATATCCGCGGCATCGATGCAAACGGAAAAGCGATTGGGCTGGGTACGCTGCGCAACAACGTTTCTCACGGCGGTAAGGACCTGTCGTTCTCCGATGGAGCGAACATGCGCTATAACTCGTGGGATCTGAAAATTGCAGTATCAGATTCTGACTTCGAGAGCGTGTCCGTGACCGGATGGGATGCACCGCGTCAGGCTGACGGCAGCTTGCCGGTACTGAAAAGCCTGCGTCTTGCTTCAGGTAGTGCGCTGATCAACAAGGGTGGCGATGTCAAACTTCCTTATAAAGGATCAGCCCCAGACCTGGGTGCCTTTGAGCGCGAATAA
- the kdsB gene encoding 3-deoxy-manno-octulosonate cytidylyltransferase: MTFTVIIPARFASSRLPGKPLADINGKPMVVHVMERALESGAQRVIVATDHPDVEAAVQQAGGEVCLTRADHNSGTERLAEVIERYGFTDDDIIVNVQGDEPLIPSVIIRQVAENLAASKAGMATLAVPIETSEEAFNPNAVKVVTDAEGYALYFSRAAIPWDRERFAQSKETIGDHFLRHIGIYAYRAGFVRRYVSWAPSQLEQIELLEQLRVLWYGEKIHVAVAKAVPSVGVDTPEDLARVRHVMAGQ, encoded by the coding sequence ATGACCTTTACTGTGATCATTCCTGCGCGCTTTGCGTCAAGCCGACTGCCGGGTAAACCGCTGGCGGACATCAACGGCAAACCGATGGTCGTCCATGTGATGGAGCGGGCGCTGGAATCGGGGGCGCAGCGCGTTATTGTGGCCACCGATCATCCCGACGTCGAGGCGGCCGTGCAGCAAGCCGGTGGCGAAGTGTGTCTGACCCGCGCCGATCATAATTCTGGCACGGAGCGTCTGGCTGAAGTCATTGAACGTTACGGTTTTACCGATGACGACATCATCGTTAACGTTCAGGGCGATGAACCGCTCATTCCTTCCGTTATCATTCGTCAGGTGGCGGAAAACCTCGCAGCGAGTAAAGCGGGAATGGCAACGCTAGCGGTGCCGATTGAAACCAGCGAAGAAGCATTCAACCCGAACGCGGTAAAAGTGGTTACCGACGCTGAGGGATATGCGCTGTATTTTTCCCGTGCGGCCATTCCCTGGGACAGAGAGCGTTTTGCTCAGTCTAAGGAAACCATTGGCGATCACTTCCTGCGTCATATTGGTATCTATGCTTACCGTGCGGGTTTTGTACGCCGTTATGTTAGTTGGGCACCGAGCCAGCTGGAGCAAATCGAACTACTGGAGCAGCTACGTGTGCTGTGGTACGGCGAGAAGATTCACGTTGCAGTCGCTAAAGCCGTTCCTAGCGTTGGCGTTGATACCCCAGAAGATCTGGCACGTGTGCGGCACGTCATGGCAGGTCAGTAA
- the cmoM gene encoding tRNA uridine 5-oxyacetic acid(34) methyltransferase CmoM, producing MQDRNFNDIAEKFAQNIYGTTKGRLRLAVLWQDLSDLLTRLPARPLHILDAGGGEGQMACRLAALGHQVLLCDVSGEMIQRAKNAAAEQGVTHNMRFVQCAAQGVAQYMDSPADLILFHAVLEWVAQPQQVLKTLYDSLSPGGALSLMFYNHHGLLMRNMVVGNFDYVQAGMPKGKRRSLSPDHPLNPQEVYGWLDEMGLTISGKTGVRVFHDYLKNKQQQVEKFDDILEIEQLYCRQEPFVSLGRYIHVMAHKPHLKDAL from the coding sequence ATGCAGGATCGCAATTTTAACGATATCGCCGAAAAATTTGCTCAGAATATCTATGGCACGACGAAGGGGAGACTTCGGTTGGCGGTATTGTGGCAGGATCTTAGCGATCTTTTGACCCGACTTCCGGCACGGCCTTTGCACATCCTTGATGCAGGAGGCGGCGAAGGGCAGATGGCCTGTCGTCTGGCAGCTTTAGGACATCAGGTATTGTTGTGTGATGTCTCCGGTGAGATGATTCAGCGCGCCAAAAATGCCGCAGCGGAACAGGGCGTTACCCATAACATGCGTTTTGTGCAGTGTGCCGCACAGGGTGTCGCGCAATATATGGACAGTCCCGCCGATCTGATATTGTTCCATGCGGTGCTGGAGTGGGTCGCGCAACCACAACAGGTACTGAAAACTCTGTACGATAGTCTGTCGCCTGGGGGGGCATTGTCCCTGATGTTCTATAACCATCATGGGCTGTTGATGCGTAACATGGTGGTGGGCAACTTTGATTATGTTCAGGCCGGAATGCCTAAGGGCAAACGGCGCTCGCTCTCGCCGGATCACCCGCTGAACCCGCAAGAAGTATACGGCTGGCTTGATGAGATGGGGCTGACTATTAGCGGGAAAACCGGCGTGCGCGTGTTTCATGACTACTTGAAAAATAAACAGCAGCAAGTTGAGAAGTTTGACGACATTCTGGAGATTGAACAGCTGTATTGTCGGCAAGAGCCTTTTGTGAGTTTGGGCCGTTATATCCATGTCATGGCGCATAAACCCCATTTGAAGGATGCATTATGA
- the lpxK gene encoding tetraacyldisaccharide 4'-kinase, translating to MIERIWSRQSRLYWLLLPLSWLYGLITFLIRQSYRLGWRKSWRSPVPVVVVGNLTAGGNGKTPVVIWLVEQLQRRGYRVGVVSRGYGGKAERYPLMLDESVTTAQAGDEPVLIFQRTGAPVAVAPRRRDAVSALLAQHTLDVVITDDGLQHYALERDIELVVIDGMRRFGNGWWLPAGPMRERESRLASVDAVIVNGGTPRANEIGMTLTAGMAVNLLSGESRPLSQLHDVVAMAGIGHPPRFFATLRDAGVRIAREVAFADHQSYQPEQLDSLTQDATQPLLMTEKDAVKCKAFAQDNWWYLPVDAVLAEPYGTQLLDKLENVLNRNAGSRT from the coding sequence ATGATTGAACGTATCTGGTCTAGGCAGTCACGGCTCTATTGGCTGCTGCTGCCGCTTTCGTGGCTATACGGACTCATCACGTTTCTAATCCGCCAGAGCTATCGACTAGGGTGGCGGAAAAGCTGGCGATCTCCCGTTCCCGTTGTGGTCGTGGGGAATCTGACGGCAGGCGGCAATGGGAAAACACCGGTAGTCATTTGGCTCGTCGAACAGTTGCAACGCAGAGGCTATCGTGTCGGTGTGGTGTCACGTGGTTACGGTGGGAAAGCTGAACGTTATCCGCTGATGCTGGATGAGTCGGTGACGACGGCGCAGGCAGGCGATGAGCCAGTGCTGATTTTCCAGCGTACCGGTGCGCCCGTTGCGGTTGCTCCCCGTCGGCGGGATGCCGTGAGTGCGTTATTGGCACAGCACACGCTAGATGTGGTGATCACTGACGATGGATTACAGCACTATGCGTTGGAAAGAGATATCGAGCTGGTTGTGATTGACGGGATGCGGCGTTTTGGCAACGGATGGTGGCTGCCTGCTGGCCCAATGCGGGAAAGAGAAAGCCGTCTGGCGTCGGTGGATGCGGTCATTGTTAACGGCGGTACGCCGCGAGCAAACGAGATAGGCATGACATTAACGGCGGGTATGGCGGTTAACTTGCTTTCCGGTGAATCGCGACCGCTGAGCCAGTTGCATGATGTCGTTGCGATGGCGGGCATCGGACATCCTCCGCGTTTTTTTGCTACGCTGCGTGATGCTGGTGTTCGTATTGCACGTGAAGTCGCCTTTGCTGACCATCAATCGTACCAGCCAGAACAGCTCGACTCGCTGACTCAGGATGCGACGCAGCCACTGCTGATGACGGAAAAAGATGCCGTAAAATGTAAGGCGTTTGCTCAGGATAACTGGTGGTATCTGCCTGTCGATGCCGTGTTAGCTGAGCCCTACGGCACGCAATTGCTCGACAAACTGGAAAATGTACTTAATCGGAATGCGGGTAGCAGAACATAA
- the elyC gene encoding envelope biogenesis factor ElyC: MLFTLKKFVGGLMQPLPLLLLLMGVGLLLLWFTQRQRTGKTIILTSWLMLILLSLQPVADRLLLPLESHYPTWRQTPQASKAEYIVVLGGGYTYNAEWAPSSNLISNSLPRVTEGVRLYHANPSAKLIFTGGSAQGNPVSSAKTAALVAESLGIPQQDIIILDTPRDTEEEATATAKIVGERPFLLVTSANHLPRAMRFFQAQGLAPIPAPANQMAITSALNPWEKVFPSAYYLSHSERAWYETLGRLWQALKGTTAAPHAAEQQQAHFTPAKGITHGKPHQIADGPAVPYGYSGIPLPK; encoded by the coding sequence ATGCTTTTCACACTCAAAAAGTTCGTCGGTGGGCTTATGCAGCCCCTGCCATTGCTATTGCTTCTGATGGGTGTTGGCCTGTTGCTGCTCTGGTTTACCCAGCGACAACGCACGGGGAAAACGATAATATTAACCAGTTGGCTGATGCTTATTCTGCTCAGCCTGCAGCCTGTTGCCGATCGACTGTTGTTACCATTGGAATCACACTACCCAACCTGGCGACAAACGCCGCAGGCGAGCAAAGCCGAGTATATTGTCGTGTTAGGCGGGGGGTATACCTATAACGCGGAATGGGCACCCAGTTCTAATCTCATCAGCAACAGCCTCCCACGCGTCACGGAAGGCGTTCGCCTTTATCATGCCAATCCTAGCGCAAAATTGATTTTTACTGGTGGATCCGCGCAGGGGAACCCTGTCAGCAGTGCGAAAACCGCGGCGCTGGTTGCCGAAAGCTTGGGCATTCCCCAGCAAGACATCATCATTCTGGATACGCCAAGGGATACGGAAGAGGAAGCGACGGCAACCGCTAAAATTGTTGGCGAACGCCCTTTCTTGCTGGTGACCTCAGCCAACCATTTACCTCGCGCCATGCGATTCTTCCAGGCTCAGGGGTTAGCGCCGATTCCCGCGCCAGCCAATCAGATGGCGATCACCTCCGCGCTCAACCCGTGGGAAAAAGTATTCCCTTCCGCTTACTATTTATCACACAGCGAGCGAGCTTGGTACGAAACACTCGGTCGCCTCTGGCAGGCACTGAAGGGAACCACGGCAGCACCGCACGCCGCGGAACAACAGCAGGCTCACTTCACTCCAGCCAAGGGGATAACTCACGGGAAGCCACATCAAATAGCTGACGGTCCAGCTGTCCCGTATGGATATAGCGGGATACCGCTTCCCAAATGA
- a CDS encoding YcbJ family phosphotransferase yields MEQLKSELSTVLGESLSRLERISEQPYADLYALYDKEGNAMPLLAKSYVCQGVAQQEAYKLSMLAREGDVRLPTVYGLVLTQQQPYRELLLIERLRGVSVEAPPRSGQRWTLLMDQIVENVLAWHRIDSHGCVGSVDSTQDNDWFSWYQQRLEVLWSTLLNVNAPQLTQQDRSVLYRSRQCLEMLFEDFEDGCVLVHGNLSLRSMLKDARSDQLLAMINPGMMLWAPREYELFRLCESGMPEQLLYHYLKQAPVSESFVYRRWLYVIWEAVSRYIHTGQLDRQLFDVASRELSPWLE; encoded by the coding sequence ATGGAACAGTTGAAATCGGAACTCAGTACGGTGTTAGGGGAAAGCCTCAGCCGACTTGAGCGCATAAGCGAACAGCCGTATGCGGATCTGTATGCCTTGTATGATAAAGAAGGCAACGCTATGCCTTTGTTGGCTAAAAGTTATGTTTGTCAGGGCGTGGCGCAGCAGGAAGCTTACAAACTCTCGATGCTGGCGCGTGAAGGCGACGTGCGTTTGCCAACCGTTTACGGGTTGGTGCTGACGCAGCAGCAGCCCTATCGGGAACTGCTGCTGATTGAGCGTTTGCGCGGTGTGTCGGTGGAAGCGCCGCCACGAAGCGGCCAGCGCTGGACGTTGCTGATGGATCAAATCGTTGAAAATGTATTGGCCTGGCACCGAATTGATAGCCATGGCTGCGTTGGTTCGGTGGACAGCACGCAGGACAATGATTGGTTCAGTTGGTATCAGCAGCGTCTGGAAGTCCTGTGGTCCACGTTGCTCAATGTCAATGCGCCGCAGCTTACGCAGCAGGACCGGAGCGTGCTTTATCGTTCGCGCCAGTGTTTAGAGATGCTGTTTGAGGATTTCGAAGATGGTTGTGTGCTGGTACACGGTAACCTTTCGCTGCGCAGTATGTTGAAGGACGCACGTAGCGATCAGCTATTGGCCATGATCAATCCGGGAATGATGCTGTGGGCACCCAGAGAGTACGAACTCTTCCGCCTTTGTGAATCCGGCATGCCGGAGCAGTTACTTTATCACTATCTAAAACAGGCACCGGTATCTGAATCCTTTGTCTACCGGCGCTGGCTATATGTCATTTGGGAAGCGGTATCCCGCTATATCCATACGGGACAGCTGGACCGTCAGCTATTTGATGTGGCTTCCCGTGAGTTATCCCCTTGGCTGGAGTGA